The Cellulophaga sp. L1A9 genome window below encodes:
- a CDS encoding tetratricopeptide repeat-containing sensor histidine kinase, giving the protein MKRPFVLFIFLQFFNPTFTYSQSTQLDSLYSEVHKFQKSENFDTADHNYINLLNSIGKEYYFKNIDSLYYYSQKAQKLSAKTKYVEGSVLALAGISHCQSYKGENDKAIKSLEKAYVIANKNKDAKLQILALNRLGILNYDIGNHAEALKAYLMAIEIATATNDILNLSFVKENIAHLYLAQKDYKQSLIIYKEIQKLNHQLGEDVYKAQSSSNIADLYVKLKDFENAKIYIDSSIVIFEEKKIDDWLAYSYMVKGDLYLKQNRPKLALYWYDKALTLHEDLNDDRSKAQLLNSLSEAYFKLYNYVDAEENAIASLDIGKRLSLLDDSKTSNNLLYKINKNNNNIDSALKYHEVYKLLSDSISRKENLNSLGILKTKLEFEKQQKDVELANEKAKARQNIYIYLSLIILAILALIIFLLRKQSKARKKFNNELRLKTKALEKREEELNAINATKDKLFSIIGHDLRGPINALASVLSMLKEDEITQEEFLDFTPKVKNDVDAISFTLNNLLSWGRTQMTGSKTEPSNFDIHELITENIKLLKKTANNKGISITNTSPTNTAVWADINQIDVVIRNLLSNAIKFSHPDGVISVNAIKEDGFLKISIKDKGVGMSPEILSEIFNSKNTTLITTYGTSNEKGTGLGLSLCKEMVNNNDGEIFVVSEINEGSIFYFTIPLRENNKK; this is encoded by the coding sequence AAATTTTGACACTGCTGATCACAACTATATTAACCTATTAAATTCAATAGGAAAAGAATATTACTTTAAAAACATTGACAGTCTATACTATTATTCTCAAAAAGCCCAAAAATTAAGTGCTAAAACTAAATATGTCGAAGGTAGTGTACTAGCTCTTGCAGGCATTAGTCATTGCCAATCTTATAAAGGCGAGAACGATAAAGCCATAAAATCTTTAGAAAAAGCATACGTTATCGCTAATAAAAATAAAGACGCCAAACTTCAAATACTAGCTTTAAACAGACTTGGTATCTTAAATTATGATATAGGTAATCACGCAGAAGCACTAAAAGCATATTTAATGGCTATTGAAATTGCCACTGCTACAAATGATATTTTAAACTTATCGTTTGTAAAAGAAAACATCGCTCACTTATATCTTGCACAAAAAGACTATAAACAAAGTTTGATAATTTATAAAGAAATTCAAAAATTAAATCATCAATTAGGAGAAGACGTATATAAAGCACAAAGCAGCAGTAACATTGCAGACTTATATGTAAAACTAAAAGATTTTGAGAATGCTAAAATATATATAGATAGTAGTATCGTCATTTTTGAGGAGAAAAAAATTGATGATTGGCTGGCGTACTCCTACATGGTAAAAGGAGATCTGTATTTAAAGCAAAATAGGCCCAAACTAGCCCTCTACTGGTATGACAAAGCGCTTACACTACACGAGGACTTAAATGATGACCGAAGCAAAGCGCAACTCTTAAACTCTTTATCTGAAGCGTATTTTAAGCTCTACAATTATGTTGATGCTGAAGAAAACGCAATTGCCTCATTAGACATTGGAAAAAGGTTAAGCCTCTTAGATGATTCAAAAACATCGAACAATCTGTTATACAAAATTAATAAGAACAATAACAATATAGACAGCGCCTTAAAGTATCACGAAGTATACAAACTTTTATCAGACTCTATCTCTCGTAAAGAAAATTTAAATAGCCTTGGCATATTAAAAACCAAATTAGAGTTCGAAAAACAACAAAAAGATGTCGAACTAGCTAATGAAAAAGCAAAAGCAAGACAAAACATCTATATCTATTTAAGCCTTATCATCCTTGCTATTTTAGCTTTGATCATATTTTTATTGCGCAAACAATCTAAAGCACGTAAGAAATTTAATAATGAACTCCGATTGAAAACAAAAGCTCTTGAAAAAAGAGAAGAAGAGTTAAATGCAATAAACGCTACTAAAGACAAGTTATTTTCAATTATTGGTCATGATCTTAGAGGTCCAATAAATGCATTAGCAAGTGTTTTAAGCATGCTAAAAGAGGACGAGATTACACAAGAAGAATTTTTAGATTTTACCCCTAAAGTTAAAAATGACGTAGATGCCATTTCATTTACATTAAACAATTTATTATCTTGGGGTAGAACACAAATGACAGGCTCTAAAACAGAACCATCTAATTTTGATATCCACGAATTAATTACAGAAAACATTAAATTACTGAAGAAAACTGCTAATAATAAAGGAATTTCCATTACAAACACTAGTCCAACAAATACAGCTGTATGGGCAGATATCAATCAGATTGATGTTGTGATTAGAAATCTTTTAAGTAATGCTATAAAGTTTTCGCACCCAGATGGAGTGATTAGTGTAAATGCCATTAAAGAAGATGGTTTTCTTAAAATATCAATTAAAGACAAAGGTGTTGGCATGTCTCCTGAAATCCTTAGTGAGATTTTTAATTCCAAAAACACTACATTAATAACTACTTATGGTACCTCTAACGAAAAAGGAACTGGTTTAGGACTTTCTCTTTGCAAAGAAATGGTGAATAACAATGATGGTGAAATTTTTGTAGTTAGTGAAATAAACGAAGGAAGTATCTTTTATTTTACAATTCCTCTACGAGAAAATAATAAGAAATAA
- a CDS encoding tetratricopeptide repeat-containing sensor histidine kinase yields MKCNTITIIFLLFLFSSNVSQLQAQEKKQKILSEIIAHRLQNKKKASAYINLVNSLGWELRYTNFDSVAILSEEGYKLSKEINYKRGQAKALLASSFSEIIAFKNTEETLKKIDQAIQFSTDIKADSTLISAYNIKAIYKTYIDDYEGAYKDYNLALLLCQKSNNTLEETKLYSNLATLFSVLGDNDESIRYYIKALDIANNLKEKFWLGVVKSNLGYLYNKTNQFEKAAILLDESIQIFIDEDRKVWLAYAYLTKANLLLNKKSPEEAIIFLDLSDDLLKNLIYEKLKQDLLLGYTKYYQQLNNSEKSEELAEEGFLLSTTNKNQIAIANFSEILYQLNKEKENQGSALFYLEKFKNITDSVALQSKQNALALLKAKTDFQKEQNDLKLDSQRTIKQQKTYIVFSLFIVFLVILIAYYGYKNNKTITHLNSQLEEKTEILENSEKTLKYANETQEKLFSIISHDLKSPINALKNLLLLIKNGDIKPNEFLNFAPKLYNDVDAMSFTLNNLLSWSKSQMNGFVNNPINFNVSEKINNSIKLLQENANQKNISIRNNIPKDAEVNCDSNQFNLIIRNLLNNGIKFTPCGGSIIVDAHLKKEYLEIRIKDTGVGITPDIQNNLFKPDSALQSTYGTNKEKGTGLGLLLCKEMVENNGGEIFVMSKINEGSTFYFTIPKAI; encoded by the coding sequence ATGAAATGTAACACTATTACGATTATTTTCTTATTGTTTCTTTTTTCTTCAAATGTTTCACAGCTTCAAGCTCAAGAAAAAAAACAAAAAATTCTTTCAGAGATTATAGCTCACAGACTTCAAAATAAAAAGAAAGCCAGCGCTTATATCAATTTAGTAAATTCTTTAGGTTGGGAATTAAGATATACGAATTTTGACAGTGTAGCCATACTTAGCGAGGAAGGATACAAATTAAGTAAAGAAATCAATTATAAAAGAGGCCAAGCCAAAGCACTTCTAGCCTCTTCCTTCAGTGAAATTATTGCTTTTAAAAACACAGAAGAGACCTTAAAAAAAATTGATCAAGCGATACAATTTAGTACGGATATTAAAGCAGACAGCACCTTAATCTCAGCGTACAACATCAAGGCAATTTACAAAACATATATAGACGACTACGAAGGCGCTTATAAAGACTACAACTTGGCTTTACTACTTTGCCAAAAATCTAACAATACCTTAGAAGAAACAAAGTTATACTCCAACTTAGCAACACTATTCTCTGTTTTAGGTGATAATGATGAGTCTATAAGATATTACATAAAAGCGCTCGATATCGCTAATAATTTAAAAGAAAAATTCTGGTTAGGAGTAGTAAAAAGTAATTTAGGCTATTTATACAATAAGACAAATCAGTTTGAAAAAGCAGCCATTCTTTTAGATGAAAGTATTCAGATTTTTATTGATGAGGACAGAAAAGTTTGGCTTGCCTACGCTTACCTTACCAAAGCAAATTTACTATTGAATAAAAAATCTCCGGAAGAAGCTATAATTTTTCTTGATTTAAGCGATGATCTATTAAAGAATCTAATTTATGAAAAGTTAAAACAAGATTTGTTGCTTGGTTACACTAAATATTACCAACAACTAAATAATTCAGAAAAATCAGAAGAATTAGCAGAAGAAGGTTTTTTGTTATCTACTACCAATAAAAATCAGATAGCAATTGCAAACTTTTCTGAAATCTTATATCAATTAAATAAAGAAAAAGAGAATCAAGGATCTGCCCTTTTCTATTTGGAAAAATTTAAAAACATTACAGACAGCGTAGCACTTCAAAGTAAACAAAATGCATTGGCACTGTTGAAAGCAAAAACTGATTTTCAGAAAGAACAGAATGATCTAAAATTAGACAGTCAGAGAACTATCAAACAACAAAAAACATATATTGTTTTCAGCCTATTTATTGTGTTCTTAGTTATTCTCATTGCATATTACGGCTATAAAAACAACAAAACAATCACCCATTTAAATAGCCAGTTAGAAGAGAAAACGGAAATACTTGAAAACAGTGAAAAAACACTAAAATATGCCAATGAAACTCAAGAAAAACTTTTTTCCATTATTAGTCATGATTTAAAATCGCCTATCAATGCTCTAAAAAACTTACTTCTTTTAATTAAAAATGGCGACATAAAACCTAATGAATTTTTAAATTTTGCCCCGAAATTATATAACGATGTCGATGCCATGTCTTTCACCTTAAATAATTTATTATCATGGAGTAAGTCACAAATGAATGGTTTTGTGAATAATCCTATTAATTTCAATGTTAGTGAAAAAATAAACAACAGCATTAAACTTTTGCAAGAAAACGCAAATCAGAAAAACATTTCTATTCGTAATAATATACCGAAGGATGCTGAAGTAAATTGCGACAGTAATCAGTTTAATTTAATTATCAGAAATTTATTAAACAACGGCATTAAATTTACACCTTGCGGAGGGAGTATTATTGTAGACGCCCATTTAAAAAAGGAATATCTCGAAATTAGAATAAAAGATACAGGGGTGGGAATAACTCCAGACATACAGAATAACCTTTTTAAGCCCGATTCTGCACTTCAGAGTACTTACGGAACTAATAAAGAAAAAGGCACTGGATTAGGACTCTTACTTTGTAAAGAAATGGTTGAAAACAATGGTGGCGAAATTTTTGTAATGAGCAAAATTAATGAAGGAAGTACATTTTACTTCACTATACCTAAAGCTATTTAA
- a CDS encoding transketolase, translated as MNKKIDQLAADNIRALAISMVEKAKSGHPGGPMGGADYMHILYSEFFNYDPSDMTWPFRDRFFMDAGHLSPLLYAQYYLLGNFSKTDVQGFRQWGSVTPGHPEVDVKRGIENTSGPLGQGHTMGVGASIAAKFLQARFGDWMNHKVYGFISDGGVQEEISQGAGRIAGHLGLSNFIMFYDSNDVQLSTKTDEVTSEDTAMKYRAWGWKVVTIDGHNHDEIRKALKDANSETDKPTLIIGKTIMGKGCVTATGETYEGYTELHGKPISDTGADFVKTLIHLGANPEDEFAIYADVEASYKDVITKKIKEAQLKKQEILAWREENKELSTKLNSFLAGELPELDFEAIEYKAGLATRAASANVLGYLAGKVENMIVSSADLSNSDKTDGFLNKTHSLQKGDFTGSFLQSGVAELTMAAMANGMALHGGVIPVVATFFVFSDYMKPAIRLSAIQELPVKFVWTHDAFRVGEDGPTHQPVEQEAQIRLLEKLKNHSGDPSFIALRPADSAETVVGWKMLLENDKVPSGLILSRQGIKDIAATGASRYEDALQAEKGGYLVLKSENPVITLIANGSEVATLVEAAALLKEHKGLEVNIASIISEGLFRKQSKEYQDSVIATDKPVFGLTAGLPVNLEGLAGAHGKVFGLDHFGYSAPASVLDEKFGFTGEKVYQQVVSFLG; from the coding sequence ATGAACAAAAAAATAGACCAGTTAGCGGCAGATAATATTAGAGCTTTAGCTATTTCTATGGTAGAAAAAGCAAAATCTGGACATCCAGGAGGTCCAATGGGAGGAGCAGATTACATGCATATTTTGTATTCTGAGTTTTTTAATTATGATCCTTCTGATATGACATGGCCATTCCGTGATCGTTTTTTTATGGATGCGGGGCATTTATCACCTTTATTATATGCTCAATATTATTTATTAGGTAATTTCTCTAAAACGGATGTTCAGGGATTCAGACAGTGGGGTTCTGTAACACCAGGTCACCCAGAAGTAGATGTAAAAAGAGGAATTGAAAATACATCAGGCCCATTAGGGCAAGGACATACCATGGGTGTAGGAGCATCTATTGCTGCTAAATTTTTACAAGCAAGATTTGGCGACTGGATGAATCATAAAGTTTACGGATTTATATCTGATGGTGGGGTTCAAGAAGAAATCTCCCAGGGAGCAGGTAGAATTGCAGGGCACTTAGGCTTAAGTAATTTTATTATGTTTTATGATTCTAATGACGTACAATTATCTACGAAGACAGATGAAGTTACTTCAGAAGACACAGCTATGAAATACAGAGCTTGGGGTTGGAAGGTAGTAACCATTGATGGTCATAACCATGATGAAATTAGAAAAGCATTAAAAGATGCTAATTCAGAAACAGATAAGCCAACTTTAATTATTGGTAAAACAATCATGGGTAAAGGTTGTGTTACTGCAACAGGCGAAACGTACGAAGGGTATACAGAGCTACATGGTAAACCAATTAGTGATACTGGAGCAGATTTTGTAAAAACATTAATTCATTTAGGAGCAAATCCTGAAGATGAATTTGCAATTTATGCAGATGTGGAGGCGTCTTACAAAGATGTTATCACTAAAAAAATAAAAGAAGCACAACTTAAAAAGCAAGAAATTCTAGCTTGGAGAGAAGAGAATAAGGAGCTATCTACTAAATTAAATTCTTTCTTAGCGGGAGAATTACCTGAATTAGATTTTGAAGCTATTGAATACAAAGCAGGCCTAGCAACAAGAGCAGCTTCTGCAAATGTTTTAGGTTATTTAGCGGGAAAAGTAGAGAATATGATCGTTTCTTCTGCGGATTTATCAAACAGTGATAAAACAGACGGATTCTTAAATAAAACTCATTCTTTACAAAAAGGAGATTTTACGGGTTCATTCTTACAGTCTGGTGTTGCAGAGCTTACTATGGCAGCTATGGCTAATGGAATGGCATTACACGGCGGTGTAATTCCTGTAGTAGCTACATTCTTTGTGTTTTCAGATTATATGAAACCAGCGATACGTTTAAGTGCTATTCAAGAACTTCCTGTAAAGTTTGTATGGACGCATGATGCATTTAGAGTAGGAGAAGACGGCCCAACGCATCAGCCAGTAGAACAAGAAGCTCAAATTCGTTTGTTAGAAAAACTGAAGAACCATAGTGGTGATCCTAGTTTTATAGCTTTACGTCCAGCAGATTCTGCTGAAACTGTAGTGGGATGGAAAATGTTATTAGAGAATGATAAAGTACCTTCAGGTTTAATACTTTCAAGACAGGGTATTAAAGATATAGCAGCAACAGGAGCTTCTCGATATGAAGATGCTTTACAAGCTGAAAAAGGAGGATATTTGGTGCTGAAATCAGAAAATCCAGTGATTACTTTAATTGCAAATGGATCGGAAGTTGCTACATTGGTAGAAGCAGCAGCATTGCTTAAAGAACATAAAGGCCTTGAAGTGAATATAGCTTCTATTATATCAGAAGGATTATTCAGAAAACAATCTAAAGAATACCAAGATAGCGTTATTGCTACAGATAAGCCTGTATTTGGTTTAACAGCAGGATTGCCTGTTAACTTAGAAGGCTTGGCAGGTGCTCATGGAAAAGTATTTGGTTTAGATCATTTTGGATACTCAGCTCCAGCATCTGTGCTTGATGAAAAATTCGGATTTACAGGAGAAAAAGTGTACCAACAAGTCGTTTCTTTCTTGGGATAA
- a CDS encoding histidine phosphatase family protein, which yields MKALKILLVSIILINFTSCKDDKPIIEAAPKERVVSTYYFIRHGEKDRSNPDNKDPELNQDGLGRAIRWERVFSEIDLNAIYSTDYDRTMMTAAPTAVSRELSINNYDPATMNVDDFKIIHEGENVLVVGHSNTTPDFVNKMLGEEKYASMDDYDNSSLFIVRIIDGKATSIRLKMD from the coding sequence ATGAAAGCTCTTAAAATACTTTTAGTCTCCATTATATTAATAAACTTTACAAGCTGTAAAGATGATAAACCTATTATAGAAGCAGCTCCAAAGGAGCGTGTAGTTTCTACTTATTACTTTATCAGACATGGAGAAAAAGACAGAAGTAATCCTGACAATAAAGACCCTGAGTTAAATCAAGACGGATTAGGACGAGCCATCAGATGGGAACGTGTTTTTAGCGAAATAGATTTAAATGCTATTTATAGTACAGATTATGATAGAACTATGATGACGGCAGCACCAACCGCTGTAAGCAGAGAATTAAGCATCAATAATTATGATCCGGCTACCATGAATGTTGATGATTTTAAAATTATCCACGAAGGTGAAAACGTACTCGTTGTTGGCCATAGCAACACCACACCAGATTTTGTCAACAAAATGTTAGGCGAAGAAAAATATGCTTCCATGGATGATTATGATAACAGCAGCTTATTTATTGTTCGTATTATAGACGGTAAAGCTACGTCTATTCGTTTAAAAATGGATTAA
- a CDS encoding DUF6503 family protein — MKYFFITFILVLSACKDSADKKLTATDIVDKAILVSGGNLYETSKVAFKFRDKEYEYDAKGAILKRKFVSDSLNYIDIKTNSDFQRYINDTPVVVSDSLSSVYSEAINSVHYFAQLPYHLNDIAVRKKLLGEQQLNGLSYYLVQVTFKENGGGTDFEDTYYYWFNKETFKVDYLAYDYQTNGGGVRFRKAYHERYVNGIRFVDYENYKPKNEAATIENMADLYESNQLELLSKIVLENITVVSEN; from the coding sequence ATGAAATATTTTTTTATAACCTTTATTTTAGTTCTATCTGCTTGTAAAGATAGTGCTGATAAAAAATTAACAGCAACTGACATTGTCGATAAAGCTATTTTAGTAAGTGGAGGCAATTTGTATGAAACCAGTAAAGTTGCCTTTAAATTTAGGGATAAAGAGTATGAATATGATGCAAAAGGAGCTATCCTAAAACGAAAGTTTGTAAGTGACTCTTTAAACTATATTGATATAAAAACAAATTCTGATTTTCAACGCTATATTAATGATACCCCGGTGGTGGTATCAGATTCGTTGTCATCCGTTTATAGTGAAGCTATAAATTCGGTACATTATTTTGCCCAGTTGCCTTATCATTTAAATGATATAGCGGTGCGTAAAAAACTCTTAGGAGAGCAGCAATTGAATGGTTTATCTTATTATTTGGTTCAGGTTACCTTCAAAGAAAATGGAGGAGGGACAGATTTTGAGGATACTTATTACTACTGGTTTAATAAAGAAACATTCAAAGTAGATTATTTAGCCTATGATTATCAAACTAATGGCGGTGGCGTGCGTTTTAGAAAAGCGTACCATGAACGTTATGTAAACGGAATACGTTTTGTGGATTACGAAAATTATAAGCCAAAAAATGAAGCTGCTACAATAGAAAATATGGCCGACTTGTATGAGTCAAATCAGTTGGAATTGCTATCGAAGATAGTATTAGAAAATATAACTGTAGTTTCTGAAAATTAA
- the smpB gene encoding SsrA-binding protein SmpB, whose product MQKKINIKNKRARFDFEILDTYTAGLVLGGTEIKSIRLSKASISESFCEFNERGELFIINMQIDEYSHGTHFNHAPKAQRKLLLNRGELRKLEKEVKNTGLTIIPLNLFLNDRGLAKINIGLAKGKKLYDKRETMKDRDNKKDLDRIKKSFNN is encoded by the coding sequence ATACAAAAGAAAATAAATATAAAAAATAAACGTGCCCGTTTCGATTTTGAAATTTTGGATACGTATACTGCCGGATTAGTCTTGGGAGGTACCGAAATAAAATCGATTCGATTAAGCAAAGCTTCTATTTCAGAAAGTTTTTGTGAGTTTAATGAGCGTGGAGAACTTTTTATTATCAATATGCAGATTGATGAATATTCTCACGGCACACACTTTAATCACGCCCCGAAAGCACAGCGAAAATTACTTTTAAATCGCGGTGAACTAAGGAAATTAGAAAAAGAGGTTAAAAACACAGGTCTTACCATTATTCCATTAAATCTATTCTTAAATGACAGAGGATTAGCTAAAATAAATATTGGATTAGCAAAAGGTAAAAAGCTATATGATAAGCGAGAAACAATGAAAGACCGTGACAATAAAAAAGATTTAGATCGTATCAAAAAGAGCTTTAATAACTAA
- a CDS encoding protein-L-isoaspartate(D-aspartate) O-methyltransferase, translated as MRDTLKHKGMRNKLAETLVEKGITSKSVLEAIKTIPRHLFLDSSFEDHAYQDKAFPIGAEQTISQPYTVAFQTELLELKPNAKVLEIGTGSGYQTAVLLHQKAKVYTIERQLELFKKTKLFFSKMGYRPKKYIFGDGYKGLPEEAPFDGIIVTAGAPYVPNPLLAQLKIGGRLVIPVGNEEQVMTLFIRKSEKEFEKKEFGSFRFVPLLEDKN; from the coding sequence TTGAGAGATACACTAAAGCATAAAGGCATGCGAAATAAACTAGCAGAAACGCTAGTGGAAAAAGGCATAACAAGTAAAAGCGTTCTGGAGGCTATTAAAACAATTCCGCGTCATTTATTTTTAGATAGTAGTTTTGAAGATCATGCGTACCAAGACAAAGCTTTTCCTATTGGAGCAGAACAAACAATTTCTCAACCTTATACTGTGGCATTTCAAACAGAATTATTAGAATTGAAACCAAATGCTAAAGTTCTAGAAATAGGAACAGGAAGTGGGTATCAAACGGCCGTTTTATTACATCAAAAAGCAAAAGTGTACACCATAGAGCGTCAATTAGAATTGTTCAAAAAAACAAAACTGTTCTTCTCAAAAATGGGGTATCGGCCTAAGAAATATATTTTTGGAGATGGGTATAAAGGATTGCCAGAAGAAGCACCTTTTGATGGAATTATAGTTACTGCAGGGGCGCCTTATGTACCTAATCCTTTATTGGCTCAATTAAAAATAGGAGGTAGGCTTGTAATTCCTGTTGGAAATGAAGAACAAGTGATGACACTTTTTATACGCAAGTCTGAAAAAGAATTTGAGAAGAAGGAGTTTGGGTCTTTTCGTTTCGTACCGCTTCTTGAAGATAAAAATTAA
- a CDS encoding Gfo/Idh/MocA family protein has translation MLNVGVLGAGHLGKIHLRLLNQSEKYNLVGFFDPDAINGKKVAAEFGYTYFDNINKLIDAVDVVDIVTPTLSHFECAKKAIEKGKHIFIEKPITNTLEEAEELLFLEKKHKIKGQVGHVERFNPAFTAVKDNIHNPMFIETHRLAEFNPRGTDVPVVLDLMIHDIDAILSVVPSTVKHINASGVSVISNSPDIANARIEFENGCVANLTASRISLKNMRKSRFFQKDAYISVDFLEKKVEVVKMKDAPESPGDFDMILQNAEGIKKQIYFENPDVENNNAILDELETFADAITNDTTPVVSLAQGTNALRVALQIIASF, from the coding sequence ATGCTCAACGTTGGCGTTTTAGGTGCAGGACACCTAGGCAAAATTCATTTGCGATTACTTAATCAATCTGAAAAATATAATTTAGTAGGCTTTTTTGATCCAGATGCTATTAATGGTAAAAAAGTAGCCGCTGAGTTTGGGTATACTTATTTTGATAATATCAACAAGTTAATAGATGCTGTTGATGTAGTAGACATTGTAACCCCTACCCTTTCGCATTTTGAATGTGCTAAAAAGGCAATAGAAAAAGGGAAACATATATTTATAGAAAAACCAATTACCAATACCCTAGAAGAAGCAGAAGAATTGCTATTCCTAGAGAAAAAACACAAGATTAAAGGTCAAGTGGGTCACGTAGAACGTTTTAATCCAGCTTTTACCGCTGTTAAAGACAATATTCATAATCCAATGTTTATTGAAACACACCGTTTAGCAGAATTTAACCCACGCGGTACTGATGTTCCGGTGGTATTAGATTTGATGATTCATGATATTGATGCCATTCTTAGCGTAGTTCCTTCTACCGTAAAACACATTAATGCAAGTGGTGTCTCAGTAATTAGCAATTCTCCTGATATTGCAAATGCAAGAATTGAGTTTGAAAACGGTTGTGTAGCAAACCTTACCGCAAGTAGAATTTCACTTAAAAACATGCGTAAGTCTCGTTTCTTCCAAAAAGATGCCTACATCTCCGTAGATTTTTTAGAAAAAAAGGTTGAAGTTGTAAAAATGAAAGATGCCCCTGAAAGTCCTGGAGATTTTGATATGATATTACAAAATGCAGAAGGGATTAAGAAGCAAATCTATTTTGAAAATCCTGATGTAGAAAATAACAATGCTATTTTAGATGAATTAGAAACCTTTGCAGACGCCATTACAAATGATACCACTCCTGTGGTAAGCTTAGCACAAGGAACAAATGCATTGCGAGTTGCGTTACAAATAATAGCTTCTTTTTAA
- a CDS encoding 3-hydroxyacyl-CoA dehydrogenase family protein, whose amino-acid sequence MKNIAVIGAGTMGNGIAHVFAQNGFKVNLIDISEASLEKGVATITKNLDRMLSKEVISEADKINALANITTFTQLEAGVKNMDLVVEAATENLDLKLKIFKQLDAVTDAQTILATNTSSISITQIAAVTSRPEKVIGMHFMNPVPIMKLVEIIRGYSTSNEVTQLIMELSLKLGKTPTEVNDYPGFVANRILMPMINEAIETLYNGVAGVAEIDTVMKLGMAHPMGPLQLADFIGLDVCLSILNVMYDGFKNPKYAPCPLLVNMVTAKKLGVKSGEGFYDYSASRKAEKVAKSFIK is encoded by the coding sequence ATGAAAAATATTGCAGTTATTGGTGCAGGTACTATGGGAAACGGTATCGCTCACGTTTTTGCTCAAAATGGTTTTAAAGTTAATTTAATTGACATCTCTGAGGCATCTCTTGAAAAAGGTGTCGCTACAATTACCAAAAACTTAGACCGAATGTTAAGTAAAGAAGTTATTTCCGAAGCTGACAAAATTAATGCATTAGCCAATATTACAACCTTTACGCAATTAGAAGCGGGCGTAAAAAACATGGATTTAGTCGTTGAAGCTGCAACAGAGAATTTAGATCTGAAATTAAAAATATTTAAACAATTAGATGCTGTTACTGATGCTCAAACAATTTTGGCTACCAATACATCATCCATATCTATTACTCAAATTGCTGCCGTAACTAGCAGACCTGAAAAAGTAATTGGCATGCATTTTATGAATCCTGTTCCTATTATGAAATTGGTAGAAATAATTCGCGGTTACTCAACTTCAAATGAAGTTACACAGCTTATTATGGAATTGTCTTTAAAATTAGGCAAAACCCCTACTGAAGTAAATGACTATCCTGGTTTTGTAGCGAATAGAATTTTAATGCCTATGATTAATGAAGCTATAGAAACGCTCTACAATGGTGTTGCAGGTGTAGCAGAAATAGATACCGTCATGAAATTAGGTATGGCACACCCTATGGGACCATTACAATTGGCAGATTTTATTGGCTTAGATGTTTGCCTATCTATCCTAAATGTGATGTATGACGGATTTAAAAACCCGAAATATGCCCCCTGTCCATTGCTTGTAAACATGGTTACAGCTAAGAAATTAGGTGTAAAATCTGGAGAAGGTTTCTATGATTACTCAGCATCGCGCAAAGCAGAAAAAGTGGCTAAAAGCTTTATCAAATAA